The DNA sequence TGGGCCGTGGCATCCTCCGGCAAGGAAAAGAACTCTGTGGTCATGATCGCGCCGGCCGTATCCTTGGGATATTTAAGGATGTCGGCAACCTCGGTCGAATCCTCGACCTTCATCAGAGCGAGAATTTCTTTGCTCCGCTCTTCGGGAAGAAATCCAAGAATGTACGCCACGTCGTCGGGGCCGAGGTCTTTCAAGAGCCACGCGATGTCGGAATGCAACAGATCCGCGAGTACTTGTTGAATGCTTTCGCCGTCGAGTTCACTGAGCGCTTGCCCACGCTTGCCTTCGCCACGGACCAGTTCGAAGATTTCCCGTTTTTCCTTCGGAGAGGAGAGATGGGTCACGACTTTGGCGATGTCGGCGGGATGCATGCGCCCCAACATCTTGGAAAGGTTCGTGATGGCTCCGCGTCGCAGCAGCTTCTGCACGGACTGAATCACAATGTCCGATTTTGTCTGCCCGCGTTCGGTCTGATCACGCAAGACTTCACGCAGCATATCGCGTTCGGACTGGTGAGGTCGCTGGTCCGGTGCCTGCGGCTCTAGCGGTCGTTCCATCGGGTGCATCATTCCTTAGTAACCCAACTCTACCAAGGTCTGCTCATCCTCACGCCAAGCTTTTCTGACCTTCACCCACAGCTCCAGAAATACTTTCATGCCGAACAGCCGTTCCATGTCCAGCCTGGCCTGTGTGCCTATCACTTTCAAACGCTCTCCTTGTTTGCCTATGAGGATGCCCTTCTGCGTCTCTCGCTCCACCAAAATCGACGCCCGAATCTTCGCCAGTTTGCCCTGTTCGACGAATTCATCGATCTCGACTGCAACCGCATACGGTACTTCCTCCTCCGTCTCTTGCAGGACCTTCTCACGAATCATCTCAGCCGCCAGCGTTCTCATGGTTTGATCGGTCACCACGTCATCGTCGTAGGCTCCTTCTGCAGATGGAAGATAGGGAACCGTTACAGCCAGCAACCGATCAACATTGTCCTCGCCCTTGGCAGAAACCGGCACGACCTCCGTCCAGGGGAAGAGTTTACCGTACCGATCAAGCGTCGGGAGCAACTTCTGCTTGTTGACAAGATCGATTTTCGTGACGACCAGGATGACCGGACGCGGCCGTTTGGCCAACGCTTCCTTCATATACTTGACCGCTGTCAGATCTCCAGGACCCGGCAGACTTGTCGCATCCATCAGCATGTACAACAGATCCGCATCTTCCAAGGTCTCCACGGCAGTCCGCAGCATTCGCCGATTGAGCAAATGCTCAGGTTTATGAAGCCCCGGCGTATCGAGAAAGGCGATTTGCGCTCCGTCTGCGTGCACAACGCCCATAATGCGGGTTCTGGTGGTCTGAGGCTTACTCGACACAATCGAGATTTTTTCACCCAGCAGGCAATTGAGCAAGGTCGATTTGCCGACGTTGGACCGTCCGATGATCGCTACCGTTCCGAACTTCATGGCTTCAACAAAGACTCCGGTTTTTTGTCAGGGTCTGGCGCCAACTGATACACCGTCTCTCCCTTGCGCACGTACCCCAACTGTTCTCTAGCCAACTGCTCGATTTTTGCCGGATCATGCTGGAGGCGAGTAATATCGTGTTGCAGCATGATATTTTCTCGGCGTAAGGCTGAGAGTTCTTGGTCCAGATTCCATGCCTGATCACGCATGGAGAGATAGCGAGTCAGGCCCATTTCTCCGGAAAACAATGCGACGAATAGCCATCCACAGCCGCCGGCGCCGATCACTTGCAGGAGAATAAGGACGCGCTGTCGCCATTCCAGCCACTGCCGTCCACGATTCTGTTTAATAATCATCGATGTATCCGCCGACCCCTGACCAATTAGGCTCTGGCCTGCACGGCCTCTCGCCCACGATAAAGCGCCACGGCTCCCAGCTCCTCTTCGATTCGGAGCAGTTGGTTATATTTCGCTACACGATCCGTTCGGGACAAGGATCCTGTCTTGATCAGTCCACTGTTCGTCGCGACCGCCACGTCCGCAATCGTGGTGTCTTCAGTCTCGCCGGACCGATGTGAGATGATCGCCGTATAGCCCGATCGCTTCGCCAGTTCGATCGCATCCAAGGTCTCCGTCAGGGTCCCGATCTGATTGAGCTTGATCAGAATCGAATTCCCGATTCCTTCCTTGATGCCTTTCGAAAAGATTTCGACATTGGTCACGAAGATGTCATCCCCGACGAGCTGCACTCGTTTGCCCAATTTCTCCGTGAGGATCTTCCATCCCTTCCAATCCAGCTCGCTCAACCCGTCTTCGATCGAGAGAATCGGATAACGATCCAGCAGTTTGGCGTAATAGCTGATCATGTCGTCCGACGAACGTTCCGGGTTCTTCTCCGCTTCGAGAACATACCGACCCTTCTCGTAGAACTCGCTCGCGGCGCAGTCCAGCGCCAAGGCGATATCCCGACCAACCTTATAGCCGGCGTCTTCTATCGATTGCGAGATCAGGCTCAGCGCCTCTTCGTTCGATTGCAGATCCGGGGCGAACCCGCCTTCATCCCCCACGGCCGTGTTGAGCCCCTTCTTCTTCAAGAGGGCCTTCAACGAATGAAAAACCTCGG is a window from the Candidatus Nitrospira nitrificans genome containing:
- the era gene encoding GTPase Era, which gives rise to MKFGTVAIIGRSNVGKSTLLNCLLGEKISIVSSKPQTTRTRIMGVVHADGAQIAFLDTPGLHKPEHLLNRRMLRTAVETLEDADLLYMLMDATSLPGPGDLTAVKYMKEALAKRPRPVILVVTKIDLVNKQKLLPTLDRYGKLFPWTEVVPVSAKGEDNVDRLLAVTVPYLPSAEGAYDDDVVTDQTMRTLAAEMIREKVLQETEEEVPYAVAVEIDEFVEQGKLAKIRASILVERETQKGILIGKQGERLKVIGTQARLDMERLFGMKVFLELWVKVRKAWREDEQTLVELGY
- a CDS encoding FtsB family cell division protein, with translation MIIKQNRGRQWLEWRQRVLILLQVIGAGGCGWLFVALFSGEMGLTRYLSMRDQAWNLDQELSALRRENIMLQHDITRLQHDPAKIEQLAREQLGYVRKGETVYQLAPDPDKKPESLLKP
- the eno gene encoding phosphopyruvate hydratase → MSAIREIRGRQIIDSRGNPTIEAEVTLESGAKGRAAVPSGASTGEKEAIELRDGDKKRWMGKGVSKAASNISKVIAPELLGKEAFDQAGIDRAMIALDGTKTKSKLGANAILGVSLAVAKASANETGQPLYRYLGGANARVLPVPLMNIINGGAHADNRLDLQEFMIMPVGAGRFSEALRMATEVFHSLKALLKKKGLNTAVGDEGGFAPDLQSNEEALSLISQSIEDAGYKVGRDIALALDCAASEFYEKGRYVLEAEKNPERSSDDMISYYAKLLDRYPILSIEDGLSELDWKGWKILTEKLGKRVQLVGDDIFVTNVEIFSKGIKEGIGNSILIKLNQIGTLTETLDAIELAKRSGYTAIISHRSGETEDTTIADVAVATNSGLIKTGSLSRTDRVAKYNQLLRIEEELGAVALYRGREAVQARA